A window from Micromonospora profundi encodes these proteins:
- a CDS encoding FAD-binding oxidoreductase produces MASTTGLLDDLRAALGENAVLTDPDLLRMHQRDEADLCAAGMPLVVTRPSSTEQVVAVVRAAARYGVPVVPQGARTGLAGAANAVDGAVVLSTVAMNEIREIDPVSRIAVVQPGVVNATLAAAVAKQGLWYPPDPGSWESSTIGGNVATNAGGMCCVKYGVTTEYVLGLEVVLASGEVLRTGRRTAKGVAGYDLTRLFVGSEGTLGVITEVTVSLRPAPAESLTLVAVFPSTAAAGAAVAEIAARGLTPSLLELLDQTHLRAIEAYQPMGLRTDAQALLLAAADTGSRAADDLAALAEVCEAAGADEVYAATDAVEAAALLQARRLAHPAMEKFAADAYPGGNGGLVIDDVAVPRGSLAALLDGVARIAAECAVPIGVVGHAGDGNMHPNIVVDRADPASVERGRRAFDEIMRLGLDLGGTCTGEHGVGLLKRDWLAAEIGPVGVRVHQAIKSALDPAGLLNPGKVL; encoded by the coding sequence ATGGCCTCCACCACCGGACTCCTCGACGACCTTCGCGCCGCTCTGGGCGAGAACGCCGTGCTCACCGACCCGGACCTGCTGCGCATGCACCAGCGCGACGAGGCCGACCTCTGCGCCGCCGGGATGCCGCTTGTGGTGACCCGCCCGAGCAGCACCGAGCAGGTCGTCGCTGTGGTCCGGGCGGCGGCGCGGTACGGCGTACCTGTGGTGCCGCAGGGCGCGCGGACCGGCCTGGCCGGCGCGGCGAACGCCGTGGACGGCGCGGTGGTGCTCAGCACCGTCGCGATGAACGAGATCCGGGAGATCGACCCGGTGAGCCGGATCGCGGTGGTCCAGCCGGGGGTGGTCAACGCGACGCTTGCCGCGGCGGTGGCCAAGCAGGGGCTCTGGTACCCGCCGGACCCCGGCTCCTGGGAGTCGTCCACCATCGGCGGCAACGTGGCCACGAACGCGGGCGGCATGTGCTGCGTCAAGTACGGGGTGACCACCGAGTACGTGCTCGGCCTTGAGGTGGTGCTCGCCTCCGGCGAGGTGCTGCGCACCGGCCGGCGTACCGCAAAGGGGGTTGCCGGCTACGACCTGACGCGGCTCTTCGTCGGCTCGGAGGGCACCCTCGGGGTGATCACCGAGGTGACTGTCTCTCTCCGGCCCGCACCGGCGGAGTCGTTGACCCTGGTGGCGGTCTTCCCGTCCACGGCGGCGGCCGGCGCGGCGGTGGCCGAGATCGCGGCCCGCGGGCTGACCCCCAGCCTGCTGGAGTTGCTGGACCAGACCCACCTGCGGGCGATCGAGGCGTACCAGCCGATGGGGTTGCGGACCGACGCCCAGGCACTGCTGCTGGCCGCCGCCGACACCGGCAGCCGGGCGGCCGACGACCTGGCCGCCCTGGCCGAGGTGTGCGAGGCGGCCGGCGCCGACGAGGTGTACGCGGCCACCGACGCGGTGGAGGCCGCAGCCCTGCTCCAGGCCCGACGGTTGGCGCACCCGGCGATGGAGAAGTTCGCGGCCGACGCCTACCCGGGCGGCAACGGCGGCCTGGTGATCGACGACGTGGCGGTGCCGCGCGGATCGCTCGCCGCGCTGCTGGACGGGGTGGCCCGGATCGCTGCTGAGTGCGCGGTGCCGATCGGCGTGGTGGGGCACGCCGGGGACGGCAACATGCACCCGAACATCGTTGTCGACCGGGCCGACCCGGCGAGCGTGGAGCGGGGCCGGCGGGCGTTCGACGAGATCATGCGGCTCGGCCTGGACCTGGGTGGCACCTGCACCGGCGAGCACGGGGTGGGGTTGCTCAAGCGGGACTGGCTGGCCGCGGAGATCGGGCCGGTCGGCGTCCGGGTGCACCAGGCGATCAAGTCGGCGCTGGACCCGGCCGGGCTGCTCAACCCAGGCAAGGTGCTCTGA
- a CDS encoding DUF4031 domain-containing protein codes for MLYLDQPAWPWRDRLWSHLISDVSYAELHAFAEVLGAPRRGFDRDHYDIPADRFESAVWLGARVVPSREVVRLLRDAGLRRPKHLVSPRASTAR; via the coding sequence ATGCTCTACCTGGACCAGCCCGCCTGGCCGTGGCGCGACCGACTCTGGTCACACCTGATCAGCGACGTCTCCTACGCCGAGTTGCACGCCTTCGCCGAGGTGTTGGGCGCACCCCGGCGTGGCTTCGACCGGGACCACTACGACATACCGGCCGACCGGTTCGAGTCGGCGGTGTGGCTCGGAGCGCGGGTGGTGCCGAGCCGGGAGGTGGTCCGGTTGCTCCGCGACGCCGGCCTGCGCCGCCCGAAGCACCTGGTCAGTCCGCGAGCATCGACGGCCCGTTGA
- a CDS encoding HD domain-containing protein yields MTDLLGRWRAAARGAGATCDDAAARAGEQLLTRWREPHRRYHTVAHLTAVLDVVDRHAALAERADLVRLAAWCHDAIYDPRAAGDSNERASAELAADLLSGLGVPEAAAAEVRRLVLLTAGHAVGPADSNGALLCDADLAVLAAPPAAYDRYAAAIRQEYAHVPEPAFRAGRAGVLTALLALPELFRLPPLADRWEQPARDNLRRELASLNGPSMLAD; encoded by the coding sequence GTGACCGATCTGCTGGGCCGGTGGCGGGCGGCAGCCCGGGGTGCCGGGGCGACCTGTGACGATGCCGCGGCCCGGGCCGGGGAGCAGCTGCTCACCCGGTGGCGGGAACCGCACAGGCGCTACCACACTGTGGCGCACCTGACCGCCGTACTCGATGTGGTGGACCGGCATGCCGCGCTGGCCGAGCGGGCCGACCTGGTCCGCCTGGCCGCCTGGTGCCACGACGCGATCTACGATCCCCGGGCCGCTGGCGACAGCAACGAGCGGGCCAGCGCCGAGCTGGCCGCAGACCTGCTCAGCGGGCTCGGGGTGCCGGAGGCGGCCGCGGCCGAGGTACGGCGGCTCGTGCTGCTCACCGCCGGGCACGCGGTGGGGCCCGCCGACTCGAACGGCGCCCTGCTCTGCGACGCGGACCTCGCCGTGCTGGCCGCGCCGCCGGCCGCCTACGACCGCTACGCGGCGGCGATCCGCCAGGAGTACGCGCACGTGCCCGAGCCGGCCTTCCGGGCGGGTCGGGCCGGCGTCCTCACCGCGCTGCTGGCGCTGCCCGAGTTGTTCCGGCTGCCGCCTCTCGCCGACCGATGGGAGCAGCCGGCACGGGACAACCTGCGCCGGGAACTGGCCAGCCTCAACGGGCCGTCGATGCTCGCGGACTGA
- a CDS encoding FUSC family protein: MVRRAPLREGLVDVDGARIAEVTEELRHRSRATLHDRLHRVRMAGGLAVQAGLAAGLAYLISHKLLGNPQPVFGPISAVGTLAASVGQRFRRTVELILGVAIGVAIGDILIYLVGTGAWQLGLVVTVAILLTIFAGASMAIVIQAAATAVLIVTLSPSTEDLEIPRFIDAFLGGGVALLVTAVLLPLNPLRVINRAARPALDLLADQLDAAADGLRKRDRDATQRALDRMRNNKEELATLAEAIEGAKETATLSPARWHRRSELTHYAEAADPIDRAMRNTGTLIRRSVTLIEDDEPVPEPMPDGIEHLAEAVRLLKHEFASSQEPQKARERSLRAVSEAGRAYGAGVGFSGSVVVAQIRTTASDLLVASGIEQDEANRWIRTAFGEQERPVGEPAEPGEAPKPPTAPPIG; this comes from the coding sequence ATGGTGCGCCGCGCCCCGTTGCGGGAAGGTCTGGTGGACGTCGACGGTGCCCGCATCGCCGAGGTCACCGAGGAACTGCGCCACCGCAGCCGGGCCACACTGCACGACCGGCTGCACCGGGTACGGATGGCCGGTGGGCTGGCCGTCCAGGCCGGGCTGGCCGCCGGACTGGCGTACCTGATCTCGCACAAGCTTCTCGGCAACCCGCAGCCGGTCTTCGGGCCGATCTCCGCAGTCGGCACCCTGGCCGCGTCTGTCGGGCAACGATTCCGCCGGACCGTGGAGCTGATCCTCGGAGTGGCGATCGGGGTGGCGATCGGCGACATCCTGATCTACCTGGTCGGCACCGGGGCGTGGCAGCTCGGCCTGGTGGTCACGGTGGCGATCCTGCTCACCATCTTCGCGGGCGCCAGCATGGCCATCGTCATCCAGGCGGCGGCCACGGCGGTGCTGATCGTGACGCTGAGCCCTTCCACGGAGGATCTGGAGATCCCGCGCTTCATCGACGCGTTCCTCGGCGGCGGGGTCGCGCTGCTGGTGACGGCGGTCCTGCTGCCGCTCAACCCGCTGCGGGTGATCAATCGCGCCGCCCGGCCGGCGCTGGACCTGCTCGCCGACCAACTCGACGCCGCCGCCGACGGGTTGCGCAAACGGGACCGCGACGCCACCCAACGGGCACTGGACCGGATGCGCAACAACAAGGAGGAGTTGGCCACCCTGGCCGAGGCGATCGAGGGCGCGAAGGAGACGGCCACCCTCTCGCCGGCCCGCTGGCACCGCCGTAGCGAGCTGACCCACTACGCGGAGGCGGCCGACCCGATCGACCGGGCGATGCGCAACACCGGCACACTCATCCGCCGGTCCGTCACGCTTATCGAGGACGACGAGCCCGTGCCGGAGCCGATGCCGGACGGCATCGAGCACCTCGCCGAGGCGGTCCGGCTGCTCAAGCATGAGTTCGCGTCCAGCCAGGAGCCGCAGAAGGCACGGGAGCGGTCGTTGCGGGCGGTAAGCGAGGCCGGCCGGGCGTACGGCGCCGGGGTGGGCTTCTCCGGCAGCGTGGTTGTCGCGCAGATCCGTACGACGGCAAGTGACCTGCTCGTGGCGTCCGGGATCGAGCAGGACGAGGCGAACCGGTGGATCCGCACCGCGTTCGGCGAGCAGGAGAGGCCGGTCGGTGAGCCGGCCGAGCCGGGCGAGGCACCGAAGCCACCCACCGCGCCGCCCATCGGCTGA
- a CDS encoding PrsW family intramembrane metalloprotease, translating to MRPEQQAADGYADRMADTPPGAPLPSLPPAPATPPGGEAPRMPLRRLGWRRFLVLAGVVLLIAACAVFMLFTLGQSLGAQALLIGVVAAILPVPVLVACFLWLDRYEPEPLKYLIFCFTWGAFVSTAASLTVNEFSAAQFADRGLPVALTGVLVAPFIEELTKALGPILLLVFRRREWSGITDGLVYCGLSAVGFAMVENILYLGGHGYAAGADQYGPATGTQQVIAIFIVRILLFGFAHPLFTSMAGVGLGIAARTADRRVRVLAPIAGLLLAMILHGTWNLLPTLTQATGEVVIMLYGFLSLMVPVFFGMVGLALWLRAWEGRLTERRLPDYVRAGWLSPPEVAALSSLGRRHAARSWARRVAGDAGVRAMRGYQFAATRLALLRDGTLRGLDRKPADQERTAAEERQLLEQITAYRSFFVGRDPQAPVGVWDGSRYHLRFPDGTQRPVDAPDEPVVPIPVVLAPPPPPPGYGPPGYGPPGYAPPGWPGARPPAPWPPAHR from the coding sequence ATGCGACCGGAACAGCAGGCGGCGGATGGCTACGCTGACCGCATGGCCGACACCCCGCCCGGTGCACCCCTGCCGTCGTTGCCGCCCGCGCCCGCGACCCCACCCGGCGGCGAGGCGCCCCGGATGCCGTTGCGCCGACTTGGCTGGCGACGGTTCCTGGTGCTGGCCGGGGTGGTGCTGCTCATCGCCGCGTGCGCGGTCTTCATGCTCTTCACGCTCGGGCAGTCGCTCGGCGCGCAGGCGCTGCTGATCGGTGTGGTCGCCGCGATCCTGCCGGTGCCGGTGCTCGTCGCCTGCTTCCTCTGGCTGGACCGGTACGAGCCCGAACCACTGAAGTACCTGATCTTCTGCTTCACCTGGGGAGCCTTCGTCTCCACCGCCGCCTCGCTCACAGTGAACGAGTTCTCGGCCGCCCAGTTCGCCGACAGGGGGCTGCCGGTCGCGCTCACCGGGGTGCTTGTGGCGCCGTTCATCGAGGAGTTGACGAAGGCCCTCGGCCCGATCCTGCTGCTGGTGTTCCGCCGCCGTGAGTGGTCCGGGATCACCGACGGCCTCGTCTACTGCGGGCTCTCCGCTGTCGGCTTCGCCATGGTGGAGAACATCCTCTACCTGGGCGGGCACGGTTATGCGGCAGGCGCCGACCAGTACGGCCCGGCGACCGGCACCCAACAGGTCATCGCCATCTTCATCGTCCGGATCCTCCTGTTCGGGTTCGCCCATCCGCTCTTCACCTCGATGGCCGGTGTGGGGCTGGGCATCGCGGCCCGTACCGCCGACCGTCGGGTCCGGGTGCTCGCCCCCATCGCCGGCCTGCTGCTGGCGATGATCCTGCACGGCACCTGGAACCTGCTGCCCACGCTGACCCAGGCCACCGGCGAGGTGGTGATCATGTTGTACGGCTTCCTCAGCCTCATGGTCCCGGTGTTCTTCGGCATGGTCGGGCTCGCGCTGTGGCTGCGTGCGTGGGAGGGCCGGCTCACCGAGCGGAGATTGCCTGACTACGTGCGCGCGGGCTGGCTCAGCCCACCCGAGGTGGCCGCGCTCAGCAGCCTCGGCCGTCGCCACGCGGCCCGCAGTTGGGCACGCCGGGTCGCCGGAGACGCCGGTGTACGGGCGATGCGGGGGTACCAGTTCGCCGCCACCCGACTGGCTCTGCTGCGCGACGGCACGTTGCGGGGCCTGGACCGCAAGCCCGCCGACCAGGAGCGGACCGCCGCCGAGGAGCGGCAGTTGCTGGAGCAGATCACCGCGTACCGGTCGTTCTTCGTGGGCCGGGACCCGCAGGCACCGGTAGGGGTCTGGGACGGAAGCCGCTACCACCTGCGCTTCCCGGACGGTACGCAGCGACCGGTGGACGCTCCCGACGAGCCGGTGGTGCCGATTCCCGTGGTGCTGGCCCCGCCGCCGCCTCCGCCCGGATACGGACCGCCCGGATACGGACCGCCCGGGTACGCGCCGCCCGGCTGGCCCGGTGCACGCCCGCCGGCGCCCTGGCCGCCCGCTCACCGCTGA
- a CDS encoding GroES family chaperonin, which produces MTADQDFDSGLPIRLLHDRVLVRMDGSEGERRSTAGIVIPATAAVGKRLAWATAVGVGPNVRAIVSGDRVLFDPDDRSEVELHGRGYVLLRERDVHAVAAERVENDSTGLYL; this is translated from the coding sequence GTGACCGCCGACCAGGATTTCGACTCCGGCCTGCCGATCCGCCTGCTGCACGACCGCGTGCTGGTACGGATGGACGGCAGCGAGGGCGAGCGGCGCTCCACCGCTGGCATCGTCATCCCGGCGACAGCGGCGGTCGGCAAGCGTCTCGCCTGGGCCACCGCCGTCGGTGTGGGGCCGAACGTCCGCGCCATCGTCTCCGGCGACCGGGTGCTCTTCGACCCCGACGACCGCTCCGAGGTCGAGCTGCACGGGCGCGGGTACGTGCTGCTGCGCGAGCGCGACGTGCACGCCGTGGCGGCCGAGCGCGTCGAGAACGACTCGACCGGCCTCTACCTCTAG
- a CDS encoding AI-2E family transporter, protein MRLSRFEQVRGRLRRAYQSSRDSVRSDQQKPSDVPETAGVASPAVPGPVAPPAATVVGAEPAMDLHSSTSSRDDADVPHGLRIAAAWCWRLIVIGVVAWALLRVVGTIKIVIIPLAIALLLSALLAPAVGWLLRARLPRSLATAVVLVGGLAAVIGTLTFVVNEFIQGVPELSAKSSEGVRQIQNWFKTGPLHLSDSQFDRYIAEAQSWINDNTSKFTSGALSTAATLAEVLTGALLVLFATFFFLRDGSRIWRFLVRLLPVAARWKVDDAGRASWQTLVAYVRATVLVAFIDAVGIGIFLVIFDIPFAFPLAALVFLGAFIPIVGATLSGGVAVLVALVDSGPVTALIILGVVIGVQQVEGHVLQPLIMGRAVAIHPLAVIIGIAAGVVLAGITGALVSVPLIAVLNTAVRRLAARTVPDTPPDAVVVASQAP, encoded by the coding sequence GTGCGCTTGAGCCGCTTCGAGCAGGTACGCGGGCGGCTCCGCCGCGCCTACCAGTCGAGCCGGGATTCCGTACGCTCCGACCAGCAGAAGCCGAGCGACGTGCCGGAGACGGCCGGGGTGGCCTCGCCCGCCGTACCGGGGCCGGTCGCGCCGCCGGCAGCCACGGTCGTCGGTGCCGAGCCCGCGATGGACCTGCACAGCTCGACGTCCAGCCGCGATGACGCGGATGTGCCGCACGGGCTGCGGATCGCCGCGGCCTGGTGCTGGCGCCTGATCGTCATCGGGGTGGTGGCCTGGGCGCTGCTCCGGGTCGTCGGCACGATCAAGATCGTGATCATTCCGCTGGCCATCGCGCTGCTGCTGTCGGCGCTGCTCGCGCCGGCGGTGGGCTGGCTGCTGCGGGCCCGGCTGCCCCGGTCGCTGGCGACCGCGGTGGTGCTGGTCGGCGGCCTGGCGGCTGTCATCGGCACGCTGACCTTCGTGGTCAACGAGTTCATTCAGGGTGTACCGGAGTTGAGCGCGAAGTCCTCCGAGGGCGTCCGGCAGATCCAGAACTGGTTCAAGACCGGCCCGCTGCACCTCTCCGACAGCCAGTTCGACCGCTACATCGCCGAGGCGCAGAGCTGGATCAACGACAACACCTCGAAGTTCACAAGCGGCGCGCTGAGCACCGCCGCGACGCTGGCGGAGGTGCTGACCGGCGCCCTGCTGGTGCTCTTCGCCACGTTCTTCTTCCTGCGTGACGGCAGCCGGATCTGGCGTTTCCTCGTACGGCTGCTGCCGGTGGCCGCCCGCTGGAAGGTCGACGACGCCGGTCGGGCCTCCTGGCAGACCCTCGTGGCGTACGTCCGCGCGACAGTGCTCGTGGCGTTCATCGACGCGGTCGGCATCGGCATCTTCCTTGTCATCTTCGACATCCCGTTCGCGTTCCCGCTGGCGGCGCTGGTGTTCCTCGGCGCGTTCATCCCGATCGTCGGCGCCACGCTCTCCGGCGGTGTGGCGGTGCTGGTGGCGCTTGTCGACAGCGGGCCGGTCACCGCGCTGATCATCCTGGGTGTGGTGATCGGTGTGCAGCAGGTGGAGGGGCACGTGCTCCAGCCGCTGATCATGGGTCGGGCGGTGGCCATCCATCCGCTCGCGGTGATCATCGGTATCGCCGCCGGCGTGGTACTGGCCGGCATCACCGGCGCGCTGGTCTCGGTGCCCCTGATCGCCGTCCTCAACACGGCCGTGCGCCGACTGGCCGCCCGTACCGTGCCGGACACCCCACCGGACGCCGTGGTCGTCGCCTCACAAGCTCCCTGA
- a CDS encoding ATP-dependent DNA helicase: protein MGAAGVGRGGYRRTVTPPRTATGSATPSARAGSRRRGARPSGTELLAAAVGAVPGGAARPGQQQMTTAIEECVTSGEHLLVQAGTGTGKSLAYLAPALTVDGPVVVSTATLALQSQLVDHDLPRLADAVEPLLGRRPTFAVLKGRHHYLCLARLDNSTEDEPEDTLFDTPPARPGGGTKWLGEASRLGKQIERLRGWAERTATGDRDELDPGVDDQAWRLVSMPARECVGATRCPFGQECFAEASRARAREADIVVTNHSLLAVDMLAERHIVPPHKLLIVDEAHELADRVSSAAQAELVPELIDRSTRRARPLLRPETAEALTAAGDALAVGLAEAPAGRLTAGLPTPLREACTLLDAATRAALDAIGDVKSDDPDPVRKQQAKAALDDLSTTAQRLLEEADHDVAWVEKNDSGSRRALVVAPLSVAGTLATHLYDERTVVATSATLALGGRFDTVARALGLDAPPPAPPTPAAAALAARTAPGRPAAEAPGRRLAGDTNPGAVVPATEGPGWRSLDVGSPFDYARQGILYVAAHLPRPSVSGLPEAAGEELLGLVEALGGRTLGLFSSRRAAQQAAELLRARTDLPVLLQGEEALPLLVRRFREERSSCLFGVMSLWQGVDVPGDACQLVVIDRLPFPRPDEPLAAARAAAVDAGGGSGFAAVSVPIAAVRLAQGVGRLIRATGDRGVVAVLDSRLETARGYGPFLRRSLPPFWYTTRPEVARGALERLASS from the coding sequence ATGGGCGCAGCCGGTGTCGGGCGCGGCGGGTACCGTCGCACGGTGACTCCGCCCCGCACCGCCACCGGTTCCGCCACCCCGTCGGCCCGTGCCGGAAGCCGGCGGCGGGGTGCCCGGCCCAGCGGCACCGAGCTGCTGGCGGCGGCGGTCGGCGCGGTCCCCGGCGGCGCGGCGCGCCCCGGCCAGCAGCAGATGACCACCGCTATCGAGGAGTGTGTGACGAGCGGCGAGCACCTGCTCGTCCAGGCCGGCACGGGCACCGGCAAGTCGCTCGCCTATCTCGCGCCAGCGCTCACCGTGGACGGCCCGGTCGTGGTCTCCACGGCCACGCTGGCGTTGCAGTCCCAACTCGTCGACCACGACCTGCCCCGGCTGGCCGACGCGGTCGAGCCGCTGCTCGGCCGCCGGCCCACGTTCGCGGTGCTCAAGGGCCGGCACCACTACCTCTGCCTGGCCCGACTGGACAACTCCACCGAGGACGAGCCGGAGGACACCCTCTTCGACACCCCGCCCGCCCGGCCCGGCGGCGGAACGAAATGGCTGGGCGAGGCGAGTCGGCTGGGCAAGCAGATCGAGCGGTTGCGCGGCTGGGCCGAGCGGACCGCCACCGGCGACCGCGACGAGCTGGACCCGGGCGTCGACGATCAGGCCTGGCGGCTGGTGTCGATGCCGGCCCGCGAGTGTGTCGGGGCGACCCGCTGCCCGTTCGGGCAGGAGTGCTTCGCCGAGGCGTCCCGGGCGCGCGCCCGGGAGGCCGACATCGTTGTGACAAACCACAGCCTGCTCGCCGTCGACATGCTCGCCGAACGCCACATCGTGCCGCCGCACAAGCTGCTCATCGTCGACGAGGCGCACGAGCTGGCCGACCGGGTCTCGTCGGCCGCCCAGGCGGAGCTGGTCCCGGAGCTGATCGACAGGTCCACCCGCCGCGCCCGCCCGCTGCTGCGACCGGAGACCGCCGAGGCGCTCACCGCAGCCGGTGACGCGCTCGCCGTCGGGCTGGCCGAAGCACCGGCCGGGCGCCTCACCGCCGGGCTGCCGACGCCGCTACGGGAGGCGTGCACGCTGCTCGACGCGGCCACCCGCGCCGCCCTGGACGCCATCGGCGACGTCAAGTCCGACGACCCCGACCCGGTCCGCAAGCAGCAGGCCAAGGCCGCGTTGGACGACCTGTCGACGACCGCCCAGCGGCTGCTGGAGGAGGCCGACCACGACGTGGCCTGGGTGGAGAAGAACGACAGCGGCAGCCGCCGGGCCCTGGTGGTCGCGCCGCTGTCGGTGGCCGGCACGCTCGCCACCCACCTGTACGACGAGCGCACAGTGGTCGCCACGTCGGCCACACTGGCGCTCGGCGGCCGGTTCGACACCGTGGCTCGCGCCCTCGGCCTGGACGCGCCCCCGCCCGCACCGCCGACGCCGGCCGCCGCCGCGCTGGCCGCCCGCACCGCACCCGGCCGCCCCGCCGCCGAGGCGCCAGGCCGTCGCCTGGCCGGCGACACCAACCCGGGCGCGGTAGTGCCGGCCACCGAAGGTCCGGGCTGGCGGTCGCTGGACGTGGGGTCGCCCTTCGACTACGCCCGGCAGGGCATCCTGTACGTCGCTGCGCACCTGCCCCGCCCCAGCGTCTCCGGGCTGCCCGAGGCCGCCGGGGAGGAACTGCTCGGGCTCGTCGAGGCGCTCGGTGGACGTACCCTCGGGTTGTTCTCGTCGCGGCGGGCCGCGCAGCAGGCGGCGGAGCTGCTGCGCGCGCGCACCGACCTGCCGGTGCTGTTGCAGGGCGAGGAGGCGTTGCCGCTGCTGGTGCGTCGGTTCCGCGAGGAGCGCTCCAGCTGCCTGTTCGGGGTGATGTCGCTGTGGCAGGGGGTGGACGTGCCGGGCGACGCCTGCCAGTTGGTGGTCATCGACCGGCTGCCCTTCCCCCGGCCGGACGAGCCCCTGGCGGCGGCGCGTGCCGCAGCAGTCGACGCGGGCGGCGGTTCCGGCTTCGCCGCGGTAAGCGTGCCGATCGCGGCGGTCCGGCTGGCGCAGGGCGTGGGCCGGCTCATCCGGGCGACAGGCGACCGGGGGGTCGTCGCGGTGCTCGACTCCCGGCTGGAGACGGCCCGGGGCTACGGGCCGTTCCTGCGTCGTTCGCTGCCACCGTTCTGGTACACGACACGCCCCGAGGTCGCCCGCGGCGCCCTGGAACGCCTAGCCAGCTCCTGA
- a CDS encoding DUF402 domain-containing protein gives MPSDVVRVIYRKYDGRAHRDYPARRLAEDDLGIWLGVPFGTESVYHGRPSVEKIPFVLLVPHHAWWTCMFNPPPRTSEVYCDIATPARWESDDTVHLIDLDLDVVRRRATGVVELLDEDEFAEHRARFGYPEDLVVEAEAAARWLFGALGDGTEPFATAYRKWLALVV, from the coding sequence ATGCCGAGCGACGTGGTCCGAGTGATCTACCGCAAGTACGACGGCAGAGCGCACCGTGACTACCCGGCTCGTCGCCTCGCTGAGGACGACCTGGGCATCTGGCTCGGCGTCCCGTTCGGCACCGAGTCCGTCTACCACGGCCGGCCGTCGGTGGAGAAGATCCCCTTCGTCCTGCTGGTGCCGCACCACGCCTGGTGGACGTGCATGTTCAACCCGCCGCCGCGCACCAGCGAGGTCTACTGCGACATAGCAACCCCGGCCCGCTGGGAGTCCGACGACACGGTCCACCTCATCGACCTGGACCTGGATGTCGTCCGCCGTCGCGCCACCGGCGTTGTGGAACTGCTCGACGAGGACGAGTTCGCTGAGCATCGGGCGCGCTTCGGATACCCGGAGGACCTGGTCGTCGAGGCCGAGGCGGCCGCCCGCTGGCTGTTCGGGGCGCTCGGTGACGGCACCGAGCCGTTCGCCACCGCGTACCGGAAATGGCTGGCGCTTGTGGTCTGA
- the sigJ gene encoding RNA polymerase sigma factor SigJ, which produces MRDLATEFEAERRRLLAVANRMLGSRSEAEDAVQETWLRYAGALADPTARAEIRDLSAWLTTTCARICLDVLRSARVRREAYPGQWLPEPVVSPLDAKPPTDGYAPDPAERAVRTDQVGTAIRVMLERLAPEQRVALVLHDVFAVPFAGIADVLGTTEAAARQLASRARRAVTAPDAPRHTADPAEQRRVLEAFVAATESGELDQLLRVLAPDVILLGDSGGHFPAARRPVVGADAVGRFILGLFGRAGRYGQRVTSRPVLVDGVLGLQMETVHSDGRPIRLVVAFAVHEGRITGVFNQLNPEKLGDVPPLGDDDGWPPRL; this is translated from the coding sequence GTGCGGGACCTGGCGACGGAGTTCGAGGCCGAGCGACGCCGCCTGCTCGCGGTGGCCAACCGGATGCTGGGCAGCCGCAGCGAGGCCGAGGACGCGGTGCAGGAGACCTGGCTGCGCTACGCCGGGGCGCTCGCCGATCCGACGGCCCGTGCCGAGATCCGCGACCTCTCCGCCTGGCTGACGACCACCTGCGCCCGGATCTGCCTCGACGTCCTCCGCTCGGCGAGGGTCCGGCGCGAGGCGTACCCCGGGCAGTGGCTTCCGGAGCCGGTGGTGAGCCCGCTGGACGCCAAGCCGCCGACCGACGGGTACGCCCCCGACCCCGCCGAGCGGGCGGTCCGCACCGACCAGGTCGGCACCGCGATACGGGTGATGCTGGAGCGGCTCGCGCCCGAACAGCGGGTCGCACTCGTGCTGCATGACGTGTTCGCTGTGCCGTTCGCCGGGATCGCCGACGTGCTCGGCACCACCGAGGCGGCCGCCCGGCAGCTCGCCTCCAGGGCGCGGCGGGCGGTCACCGCACCGGACGCGCCACGGCACACCGCCGATCCGGCCGAGCAGCGGCGGGTGCTGGAAGCGTTCGTTGCCGCCACCGAGTCCGGCGAGCTGGATCAACTGCTGCGGGTGCTCGCCCCGGACGTGATCCTCCTCGGCGACTCGGGTGGGCACTTCCCGGCTGCCCGCCGGCCGGTGGTCGGCGCGGACGCTGTGGGTCGCTTCATCCTCGGCCTGTTCGGTCGGGCCGGCCGGTACGGGCAGCGGGTGACGTCCCGGCCGGTGCTTGTCGACGGTGTGCTCGGCCTTCAGATGGAGACGGTGCACAGCGACGGGCGACCGATCCGCCTTGTCGTCGCCTTCGCCGTGCACGAAGGCCGGATCACCGGCGTGTTCAACCAGCTCAACCCGGAGAAGCTTGGCGACGTGCCGCCGCTGGGCGACGACGACGGGTGGCCGCCACGCCTGTGA